In Streptomyces nodosus, one DNA window encodes the following:
- a CDS encoding HAD family hydrolase gives MTTRALTVGFDLDMTLIDSRPGIRACYQALSARTGTHIDADLAVTRLGPPLAEELVNWFPEERIDAAAELYRAMYPGVAIAATPALPGARRAIEAVRAAGGRAIVVTAKYEPNAKLHLEHLGIEPDAVIGDLWAEQKAQALVEHGAAVYVGDHVGDVRGARTADAYSVGVATGPCAADELRAAGADVVLADLTEFPAWLTTYVPR, from the coding sequence ATGACCACTCGTGCCCTCACCGTCGGCTTCGACCTCGATATGACGCTGATCGACTCCCGGCCCGGCATCCGCGCCTGCTACCAGGCGCTCTCCGCACGGACGGGGACACACATCGACGCCGACCTGGCCGTCACCCGGCTCGGGCCGCCGCTGGCGGAGGAACTGGTCAACTGGTTCCCCGAGGAACGGATCGACGCCGCGGCCGAGCTCTACCGCGCGATGTACCCCGGCGTCGCGATCGCCGCGACTCCCGCGCTGCCCGGCGCCCGCCGCGCGATCGAGGCGGTACGGGCGGCCGGCGGGCGGGCGATCGTGGTCACCGCGAAGTACGAGCCCAACGCCAAGCTGCATCTGGAGCACCTCGGCATCGAGCCCGACGCGGTGATCGGCGATCTGTGGGCGGAACAGAAGGCACAGGCGCTGGTCGAGCACGGCGCGGCCGTCTATGTCGGGGACCACGTCGGGGACGTCCGGGGCGCCCGCACCGCCGACGCGTACTCGGTGGGCGTCGCCACCGGCCCCTGCGCGGCCGACGAACTGCGGGCCGCGGGGGCGGATGTGGTCCTCGCGGACCTCACCGAGTTCCCCGCCTGGCTGACGACGTACGTACCCCGATAG